The region CGCGACTCCGGCCGAGGGCCGTCCCCCTCGGCCGGAGGTCTATGCGGGCGCCCTGTTCACGACGCGCCCGGCACCTCAGGCGCGCGCCGCGACCGCTGCCAGCCGCCGGGCCTCCGCACGCGTCGAGCGGGCGATCTCGTCCTCGTCGACGTGCAGCAACCGCCCGTTCTCGACGATCTGTTCGCCGTTCACGAAGGACGCGGTGACCGGGGCCGCCGCGCCGAAGACGAGGGCGATGACCGGATCGGCGATCGACGCGTGGGCCAGGGTGTCCAGGTTCCAGAGGACCAGGTCGGCGAGCTTGCCCGGCTCCAGCGACCCCGTCTCCCGTGCCCGGCCCAGGACTTGGGCACCCCCGTACGTACCGAGGCGCAGGGCCTGACGAGCGTTCAGGGCCGCTTCCCGGTGCGCCCCGAGGCGGTTGATGAGGAGGGCGTTGCGCAGTTCGGTGTGGAGTTCGCCGGACTCGTTGGACGCGGTGCCGTCGACGCCGAGGCCGACCGGGACGCCGGCCGCGAGCATGTCCGGGACGCGTGCGATACCCGCCGCCAGCCGGGCGTTGGAGGACGGACAGTGGGCCACACCCGTCTTCGTACGGGCGAAGGCGGCGATGTCCGAGTCGTTCATGTGGACGCAGTGGGCCATCCACACGTCCTCGCCGAGCCAGCCCGTGGACTCGAAGTAGTCGGTCGGTCCCATGCCGAACAGTTCCTTGCAGAACTGCTCCTCCTCGACCGTCTCCGAGCCGTGCGTGTGCAGGCGGACACCCTTGCGCCGGGCCAACTCGGCTCCCTGGCGCAGCAGTTCGGTCGAGACGGAGAACGGCGAGCAGGGGGCGACCGCGATCTGGGTCATGGCGTCGAAGGAGGGGTCGTGGTGTTCGTCGACCGTGGCCTCGGTGGCGGCGAGCGCTCCCTCCAGGGTCTCGACGGCGAAGTCCGGGGGCAGGCCGCCGTCCTTCTCGCTGCGGTCCATCGAGCCGCGGGCGAGGGTGAAGCGGACGCCCATCTCGCGGGCCGCGCCGATGATCGCGCCGGACAGGTCGCCGGAGTCCTTGGGGAAGACGTAGTGGTGGTCCATGGCGGTCGTGACTCCGCCGCGGGCCATCATGGCCAGCGAGCCCTGCGCCGCCGCGCGGACCATCTGCTCGTCGATGCGCGCCCACGTCGGGTAGAGCGCCACCAGCCAGTCGAAGAGGTTGTGGTCGGTGGCCAGGCCCCGGGTGATCCACTGGTAGTAGTGGTGGTGCGTGTTGACGAGGCCGGGGGTGACGAGGTGGCCGCTCGCGTCGATGCGCCGGACCACGTCCGCGAGGCCCTCGGGGGCCTTGCCCGCGCCGACCGACTCGATACGGTTGCCGGCGATCACCACATGCCCGGACGCGTACTCGGTGTCGGCGGCGTCCACGGTCGCGACCGCGCAGTTCTCGATGACGATGCGCTGAACCATCGCAAGGACGTCCTTACAGGTTGGTGAGGTCGGCGGGGATGCGCGGCTCGGCGCCGTCACGCAGGATCGTGCCCTCGATCAGGCCGTACGGCCGGTCGGCGGCGAGGTAGACCTCGTTGTCGTTCTTCAGTCCGAACGGCTTCAGGTCCACCAGGAAGTGATGCTTGTTGGGGAGGGCGAAACGCACCTCGTCGATCTCGTCGCGGTGCTCGATGATCCGCGCGCCCATCTGGAACAGGGTCTGCTGGAGCGAGAGCGAGTAGGTCTCCGCGAAGGCCGAGAGCAGATGCCCGCGCGTCCGCTCGTAGGACTCCTCCCAGTCGGGCATCTCCCGCTCCTCGTCGGACCAGTTGAAGCGCCAGCGCGCGGACACCTGGGTCGCCAGGATGCGGTCGTACGCCTCGGGGAGCGTCGTGTACTTGTCCTTGACGTAGCCCCAGAACTCGGAGTCGGTCGTGTTCATCACGACCAGGTCCTTGAGCCCGGAGACGACCTCCCACGACGAGCCGTCGTACGTGATCTGGGCGAGTCGGGTCTCCTGGCCCTGCCGGGCGAAGGAGTGCTCGCCCTCGCCGGCCGTCTCGATCCGCTCCCAGGAGTACTCCTCGATCCGGACGCGCGCCTTCTTGATCGGTTCCTGACTGGTCACGAAGTGCCGGGCCAGGTGGATGCCGAACTGCTCGGCGGAGTCGATGCCGTGCTCCTTGGCGAAGGCGTACACCGTGTTCTTGGTGGTGTCCGTCGGCAGGACGTTCGCGTTCGAGCCGGAGAGGTGGACCTCGTCCATGTCGCCCGAGAGCGACACGGAGACGTTGAGGTCCTTGACGTGGTGGGTGGCACCGTCGCGGGTGACGCGCACGACGCGGTTCTCGGCCTTGCCGTACTGGTTCTGCCCGAGAAACACGGGGCGGGCGCCGCCTGCTGAATCGGTCCTGGCTGCATCGGTCATGGTGCTGCTAGCTCCCTCGGTATACGGAGTAGCCGAACGGGTTGAGCAGCAGCGGTACGTGGTAGTGCTCACCCGGCACGACGGCGAACGTGATCGCCACCTCCGGGAAGAACGCTCCCGCCGCACCGCTGTCCCGATTCGCGGGGGCGTCCTGCTGCGGATCGGCCTGTTTCTGCTCCAGGTACGGTTCGACCTCGAAGTCGAGCCGTACGTGGGTGGTGCCCTCCGGCAGCGCCGGCAGGTCCTTGCACCGTCCGTCGGCGTCGGTCGCGCTGCCGCCGAGTGCCCGCCACGCCGCGTCGCGCCCGCCACGTGCGGCGAGCCGGACGGCGACGTCGGCGGCGGGGCGGCCGACGCTGGTGTCCAGGATGTGCGTGGACACGGAGGCGACAGGGGCGCTGGGATCGACGGCGTCGGCTTCGGTGCTCAAGTCTGTTACCGCTCTTCCTGTACGAGACTGCCCAGCCGGATGCGGTTGATCTTCCCCAGTTCGGTGCGGACGATCTCCCTCTCCCGCTCCGGCGTGTTGCCGAGCCGTTCCCGCGCCGAGTCACGCATCTGCTCGCCGGTCCGGCCGGTCGCGCAGATCAGGAAGACATGGCCGAAGCGCTCCTGGTAGGCGAGGTTCAGTTCGAGCATCTCCGCCTTCAGCTCCTCGGAGGCGCCGGCCATGCCGCGCTGTTCGCGGGCGGAGGTCGGGTCTCCGGGTCTGGGGCGGCCGATCGGCGGGTGGCCGGCCATCGCCTCGGCGAGGTCGTCGGCGGTCAGCCCGGCCGTCGCGGCGTCGCTCGCGGTGTAGAGGTCCTCGGCGGTGGCGTACGGGCGCTTCGCGAGCAGATACCGTCCCCAGGCCGTCGAGGCGCAGGCCTCGTGGAGGGCGGCGCGGGCCGCGGACTCCTCCAGGGCGTTGAACCGGGCGAGTCCGCCAGGGGTCGTACTCGACGTCACGGCGAGCCTCCGTGGCCTTGTGCGTGCTGGGTATGACCGGGGGGTGCGTGCGGTGAGGCACGCCGGGCCGGCTGCGCACAGCTAACGCCTTCCGGCGACGAGACGTCAACACTTTGTTGAAAATCTGGGGCGCCGACGCCCTCCGCGCCGGGCCCGTCAGGCCTGTTTCTCGCGGTTCAGGTAGTTGTAGACCGTGAAACGGCTGACCCCGAGGGCGCTCGCGACGGTCTCGACCCCGTGCCGTACGGAGAAGGCGCCGCGCGCCTCCAGTATCCGTACGATCTCCTGCTTGGCCTTGCGGTCCAGTTCGGCCAGCGGCTTGCCGTGCCCGCGCTCCAGCGCGGCCAGGATGTGA is a window of Streptomyces sp. B21-083 DNA encoding:
- the pucL gene encoding factor-independent urate hydroxylase, encoding MTDAARTDSAGGARPVFLGQNQYGKAENRVVRVTRDGATHHVKDLNVSVSLSGDMDEVHLSGSNANVLPTDTTKNTVYAFAKEHGIDSAEQFGIHLARHFVTSQEPIKKARVRIEEYSWERIETAGEGEHSFARQGQETRLAQITYDGSSWEVVSGLKDLVVMNTTDSEFWGYVKDKYTTLPEAYDRILATQVSARWRFNWSDEEREMPDWEESYERTRGHLLSAFAETYSLSLQQTLFQMGARIIEHRDEIDEVRFALPNKHHFLVDLKPFGLKNDNEVYLAADRPYGLIEGTILRDGAEPRIPADLTNL
- a CDS encoding helix-turn-helix domain-containing protein, which codes for MTGAGDGSAGEAFVAAVKPLVDAMGGELLAPGRAGPDDVVLAWEGADVIAVRLPQLADSLDHILAALERGHGKPLAELDRKAKQEIVRILEARGAFSVRHGVETVASALGVSRFTVYNYLNREKQA
- a CDS encoding 8-oxoguanine deaminase, yielding MVQRIVIENCAVATVDAADTEYASGHVVIAGNRIESVGAGKAPEGLADVVRRIDASGHLVTPGLVNTHHHYYQWITRGLATDHNLFDWLVALYPTWARIDEQMVRAAAQGSLAMMARGGVTTAMDHHYVFPKDSGDLSGAIIGAAREMGVRFTLARGSMDRSEKDGGLPPDFAVETLEGALAATEATVDEHHDPSFDAMTQIAVAPCSPFSVSTELLRQGAELARRKGVRLHTHGSETVEEEQFCKELFGMGPTDYFESTGWLGEDVWMAHCVHMNDSDIAAFARTKTGVAHCPSSNARLAAGIARVPDMLAAGVPVGLGVDGTASNESGELHTELRNALLINRLGAHREAALNARQALRLGTYGGAQVLGRARETGSLEPGKLADLVLWNLDTLAHASIADPVIALVFGAAAPVTASFVNGEQIVENGRLLHVDEDEIARSTRAEARRLAAVAARA
- the uraD gene encoding 2-oxo-4-hydroxy-4-carboxy-5-ureidoimidazoline decarboxylase, producing MTSSTTPGGLARFNALEESAARAALHEACASTAWGRYLLAKRPYATAEDLYTASDAATAGLTADDLAEAMAGHPPIGRPRPGDPTSAREQRGMAGASEELKAEMLELNLAYQERFGHVFLICATGRTGEQMRDSARERLGNTPEREREIVRTELGKINRIRLGSLVQEER
- the uraH gene encoding hydroxyisourate hydrolase → MSTEADAVDPSAPVASVSTHILDTSVGRPAADVAVRLAARGGRDAAWRALGGSATDADGRCKDLPALPEGTTHVRLDFEVEPYLEQKQADPQQDAPANRDSGAAGAFFPEVAITFAVVPGEHYHVPLLLNPFGYSVYRGS